A section of the Streptomyces sp. Je 1-369 genome encodes:
- a CDS encoding arsenic transporter, translating to MLVESLSVAALAVVLVCAVVRPFRWPEAAFAVPAAGVVILAGAIPLDDVREEAARLGPVIGFLAGVLVLAKLCADEGLFRACGSWMARRAAGRPRKLLGAVFALASLITATLSLDATVVLLTPVVFATAARMGARPAPHVYASAHLSNTASLLLPVSNLTNLLAFTATGLSFTRFALLMTLPWLVAIAVEYAVFRRFFAADLDAPAEGTEPAEPPRMPRFALATVAATLAGFAAASALGVEPAWSAAAGAAVLAVRALLRRRTTPVAILRAASLPFLAFVLALGIVVRAVVDNGLGDALGRVLPDGTALPALLGTAAVAALLANLINNLPAVLALVPLAAPAGPGAVLAVLIGVNIGPNLTYAGSLATLLWRRIAHQHEHDVSLARFTRLGLLTTPAALVLSTLALWVSLRLLPG from the coding sequence ATGCTCGTCGAGTCCCTGTCCGTCGCAGCCCTGGCCGTCGTCCTCGTCTGCGCCGTCGTCCGCCCCTTCCGCTGGCCCGAGGCCGCCTTCGCCGTGCCCGCCGCCGGTGTCGTGATCCTGGCCGGGGCGATCCCGCTCGACGACGTACGGGAGGAGGCCGCCCGGCTCGGACCCGTCATCGGATTCCTCGCGGGCGTCCTCGTCCTCGCCAAGCTCTGCGCCGACGAAGGGCTCTTCCGCGCCTGCGGCAGCTGGATGGCGCGCCGGGCCGCGGGGCGGCCCCGCAAGCTGCTCGGCGCCGTCTTCGCCCTCGCCTCGCTGATCACCGCGACCCTCAGCCTGGACGCCACCGTGGTCCTCCTGACGCCGGTCGTCTTCGCCACCGCCGCCCGCATGGGCGCCCGCCCCGCGCCGCACGTCTACGCGAGCGCCCACCTGTCCAACACCGCGTCGCTCCTGCTGCCCGTCTCGAACCTGACGAACCTCCTCGCCTTCACCGCGACCGGCCTGAGCTTCACGCGCTTCGCGCTGCTCATGACGCTGCCCTGGCTGGTCGCCATCGCGGTCGAGTACGCCGTCTTCCGACGGTTCTTCGCCGCCGACCTCGACGCGCCCGCCGAAGGCACCGAGCCCGCGGAACCACCGCGGATGCCACGGTTCGCGCTGGCGACCGTCGCGGCCACCCTCGCCGGATTCGCCGCCGCCTCCGCCCTCGGCGTCGAACCCGCCTGGTCGGCCGCGGCCGGTGCGGCCGTCCTCGCGGTACGGGCCCTGCTGCGCCGTCGTACGACACCCGTGGCGATCCTGCGCGCGGCCTCGCTGCCGTTCCTGGCCTTCGTCCTCGCCCTCGGCATCGTCGTCAGGGCCGTCGTGGACAACGGTCTCGGCGACGCCCTCGGTCGGGTCCTGCCGGACGGCACCGCGCTGCCCGCGCTGCTCGGCACCGCCGCCGTCGCCGCGCTGCTCGCCAACCTGATCAACAACCTGCCCGCCGTCCTCGCCCTGGTCCCGCTGGCCGCCCCGGCCGGCCCCGGAGCCGTGCTCGCCGTGCTCATCGGCGTGAACATCGGACCCAACCTCACCTACGCCGGATCGCTCGCCACGCTGCTGTGGCGCCGCATCGCCCACCAGCACGAACACGACGTCAGCCTCGCGCGGTTCACCCGCCTCGGACTCCTCACCACCCCCGCCGCCCTGGTCCTGTCCACCCTCGCACTGTGGGTCTCCCTGCGGCTCCTGCCGGGCTGA
- a CDS encoding SRPBCC family protein yields the protein MAQVEAVTERIITAQPDDVFDALADYNGTREKLLSEHFSEYEVREGGDGEGTLVHWKLQATSKRIRDCLLEVSEPTDGELVEKDRNSSMVTTWTVTPAGEGKSRVVVTTVWNGAGGIGGFFEKTFAPKGLGRIYDTVLANLAAEVEK from the coding sequence ATGGCGCAGGTCGAGGCGGTCACCGAGCGGATCATCACGGCACAGCCGGACGATGTCTTCGACGCGCTGGCCGACTACAACGGCACGCGGGAGAAGCTCCTTTCGGAGCACTTCAGCGAGTACGAGGTGCGCGAGGGCGGCGACGGGGAGGGCACCCTCGTCCACTGGAAGCTGCAGGCCACCAGCAAGCGCATCCGTGACTGCCTCCTCGAGGTCAGCGAGCCCACCGACGGCGAACTCGTCGAGAAGGACCGCAACTCCTCCATGGTCACGACCTGGACGGTGACCCCGGCGGGCGAGGGCAAGTCCCGCGTGGTCGTCACCACCGTGTGGAACGGCGCGGGCGGCATCGGCGGTTTCTTCGAGAAGACCTTCGCGCCCAAGGGCCTCGGGCGGATCTACGACACCGTGCTCGCCAACCTCGCCGCCGAGGTCGAGAAGTAG